The following are from one region of the Ruficoccus sp. ZRK36 genome:
- a CDS encoding glycosyltransferase family 2 protein — protein sequence MPEAPDISVIILTLNEERDLPGCLDSLKWCDDIHLLDSGSTDRTVELAKASGATVSVNAFQSFGQQRNWALDHCPIKHSWVLFLDADERITPTLLTELSDKTAHAPNSVAGYYCCWALMLGERWLKRADNFPKWQFRLMRVGRARFTDFGHGQKEDQVDGEIDYIKEPYLHYAFGGGWEVWEKRHRKYAQQEALARRTSDVPLSRVFSRHASRRNPAIKRLVSRLPGWPLFRFFYTYVLRGGLLEGREAWEYCRRLAWYEALIQKEMKILRRS from the coding sequence ATGCCGGAAGCCCCTGACATCTCGGTCATCATCCTGACACTCAACGAGGAGCGTGACCTGCCCGGCTGCCTGGACTCCCTTAAATGGTGCGACGACATCCACCTGCTCGACTCCGGCAGCACGGACCGCACCGTCGAGCTGGCCAAAGCCAGCGGAGCCACCGTCTCGGTCAACGCCTTCCAATCCTTTGGGCAACAGCGGAACTGGGCGCTCGACCACTGCCCCATTAAGCACAGTTGGGTGCTCTTTCTCGATGCCGACGAGCGCATCACCCCTACCCTGCTCACCGAGCTAAGCGATAAGACCGCCCATGCGCCCAACTCGGTCGCTGGCTACTACTGCTGCTGGGCGCTCATGCTCGGCGAGCGCTGGCTCAAGCGCGCCGACAACTTCCCCAAATGGCAGTTTCGGCTCATGCGGGTAGGCCGGGCGCGCTTCACGGACTTCGGCCACGGCCAGAAGGAGGATCAGGTGGACGGCGAGATCGACTACATCAAAGAACCCTACCTGCACTACGCCTTCGGGGGCGGCTGGGAGGTCTGGGAGAAGCGCCACCGCAAATACGCCCAGCAGGAGGCCCTCGCCCGCCGAACCTCCGATGTACCGCTATCCCGTGTCTTTTCCCGCCATGCCTCGCGCCGCAACCCCGCCATCAAGCGCCTCGTCAGTCGGCTGCCCGGATGGCCGCTGTTCCGCTTCTTCTACACCTATGTCCTGCGGGGCGGCCTCCTCGAAGGGCGTGAAGCCTGGGAATACTGCCGTCGCCTGGCGTGGTACGAGGCGTTGATTCAGAAAGAAATGAAAATCCTGCGCCGGAGCTGA
- a CDS encoding lipopolysaccharide biosynthesis protein: protein MSNECPATRPSDRYFSDKDVLKDIGKRTARGGVIMLLGQGVRLVLQMGSTIALARLLTPTDFGLVGMVTVLIGLIVLFRDFGLTQATVQRESIHHDQISNLFWFNVVLSTLVAGLFAASSPLIAAFYEQPKLVPITLALAAGLFVEGIGLQHRALMMRAMQFSKLMGADVISQVIAVGLAIYMAWAGYGYWALVVLNVAGAFGRTAFYILNVRWLPGMPKRYVGTKPFLKYGSNLFGFNTVNFFSRNADNILIGKFVGEQALGYYSMAYRLILLPMQQINSPLSQTFLPTLSRLANDTPRYRSTYIKLLSMMAYLSVSIICYTAINCKEVVLLVLGEEWAPATKLFLALLPLAYINATNIADGIVYASLGHTDRQFKWSFVVVPITVLSMIVGLPWGALGVAIGASASYILIRPFSIAYCYRGTFLRNRDFYSALWRPTLLAMTAALVAYLSGGLVCEYWAIQQPLPGLILKSIFYVIAFLVIDYLLVGQDKFYLYAIEYVKKLIAKKSAHTNKA from the coding sequence ATGAGTAACGAATGTCCAGCAACACGTCCCTCGGACCGCTATTTCAGCGACAAGGACGTCCTCAAGGATATCGGCAAGCGTACGGCCCGCGGGGGCGTTATTATGCTCCTGGGGCAGGGTGTGCGCCTCGTGCTGCAGATGGGCTCTACGATCGCACTGGCACGGTTACTCACCCCCACGGACTTCGGCCTGGTAGGCATGGTCACTGTCCTGATCGGCCTCATCGTGCTGTTTCGCGACTTTGGTCTCACACAGGCGACCGTCCAACGCGAAAGCATCCACCACGACCAGATTTCCAACTTGTTCTGGTTCAATGTCGTTCTCAGCACACTCGTCGCCGGGCTCTTTGCGGCCAGTTCGCCACTGATCGCCGCTTTTTATGAACAGCCAAAGCTGGTGCCCATCACGCTAGCCCTTGCTGCCGGGCTTTTCGTAGAGGGCATCGGCCTGCAGCACCGCGCCCTGATGATGCGGGCGATGCAGTTCTCCAAGCTGATGGGAGCCGACGTCATCTCGCAGGTCATAGCGGTCGGCCTGGCTATCTACATGGCCTGGGCTGGCTATGGCTACTGGGCGCTGGTCGTCCTGAATGTGGCCGGAGCGTTCGGCCGCACAGCCTTTTACATACTGAATGTACGCTGGTTACCGGGGATGCCCAAGCGCTACGTCGGCACCAAACCTTTCCTGAAATACGGCAGCAATCTCTTCGGGTTCAACACCGTCAACTTTTTCTCCCGCAACGCCGACAATATCCTCATCGGCAAATTCGTCGGGGAGCAGGCGCTGGGCTACTACTCGATGGCCTATCGCTTGATCCTGCTGCCGATGCAGCAGATCAACTCCCCCCTCTCTCAGACCTTTCTGCCGACCCTGAGCCGTCTGGCCAATGACACCCCACGCTATCGCAGCACATATATCAAGCTGCTGAGTATGATGGCCTACCTCTCCGTCAGCATCATTTGCTACACCGCCATCAACTGTAAAGAGGTCGTACTGCTTGTGCTGGGCGAAGAGTGGGCACCCGCCACCAAGCTGTTTCTGGCCTTGCTACCGCTGGCCTATATCAACGCCACCAACATTGCCGACGGCATCGTCTATGCCAGCCTCGGGCATACAGACCGGCAATTCAAGTGGAGCTTCGTCGTCGTTCCCATTACGGTGCTGAGCATGATTGTGGGCCTGCCCTGGGGAGCCCTGGGGGTGGCAATCGGAGCCAGCGCCTCCTACATTTTAATCCGACCCTTTTCGATAGCTTATTGCTACCGTGGCACCTTCCTGCGCAATCGGGATTTTTACAGTGCCCTCTGGCGGCCCACGCTACTGGCGATGACGGCCGCACTGGTGGCCTACCTGTCTGGTGGCCTTGTCTGCGAGTATTGGGCCATCCAACAACCGCTGCCCGGCCTTATCCTCAAGTCCATTTTCTACGTCATCGCCTTTCTGGTCATCGACTATCTCTTGGTTGGCCAAGACAAGTTTTACCTGTATGCCATCGAGTATGTAAAAAAGCTGATAGCCAAAAAATCCGCGCACACAAATAAGGCATAG
- a CDS encoding UDP-glucose 6-dehydrogenase, whose translation MKICCIGAGYVGGPTMAMIAKQCPDIPVTVVDINQARIDAWNSDSLPVFEPGLDEVVREARGRNLFFSTDVDKGIREAEMIFISVNTPTKTYGVGAGRAADLKYIELCARRIADVAESDKIVVEKSTLPVRTAESVRRILAGSGKDLKFQVISNPEFLAEGTAVEDLMAPDRVLIGGEESAEGDKAVQALVDVYAHWVPRERILTTNVWSSELSKLTANAFLAQRISSINAISALCEATGANVDEVAHAIGRDSRIGPKFLRSSVGFGGSCFQKDILNLVYLCEHFGLPEVSKYWEQVVTMNDYQKRRFVDRMVSTLFNTVSGKKIAILGFAFKKDTNDTRESPAIDVCRDLLEEQANLAVYDPKVTAASIRQELALDEGDSAVDICEDPYEAVKGAHAVAILTEWDAFKELDWERIYKDMLKPAFVFDGRNILNLAELRKIGFEAHGIGQGGSR comes from the coding sequence ATGAAAATCTGTTGTATTGGAGCTGGCTATGTGGGGGGACCCACCATGGCCATGATTGCCAAGCAGTGCCCGGATATTCCGGTCACCGTCGTTGACATCAACCAGGCGCGCATTGACGCGTGGAACTCCGACTCTCTGCCGGTTTTTGAGCCAGGCTTGGATGAAGTGGTTCGCGAGGCGCGAGGCCGCAACCTGTTTTTCAGCACGGATGTGGATAAAGGAATCCGCGAGGCGGAGATGATCTTTATCTCGGTGAACACGCCGACCAAGACCTACGGGGTCGGGGCTGGCCGCGCGGCTGACCTCAAGTATATTGAGCTGTGCGCCCGTCGCATCGCTGACGTTGCCGAGTCGGATAAGATCGTGGTGGAAAAGTCCACCCTGCCGGTGCGGACGGCTGAGTCTGTGCGGCGCATCCTGGCCGGTTCCGGTAAGGACCTGAAGTTCCAGGTCATCTCAAATCCGGAATTTTTGGCGGAAGGGACCGCTGTTGAGGACTTGATGGCGCCGGATCGCGTGCTGATTGGCGGCGAAGAGTCGGCAGAAGGTGACAAGGCCGTGCAGGCTCTTGTCGATGTCTATGCCCACTGGGTGCCGCGTGAGCGCATCCTGACGACCAATGTCTGGTCCTCCGAGCTGTCCAAGCTGACCGCTAACGCCTTTCTGGCCCAGCGCATTTCCTCCATCAACGCTATTTCCGCCCTCTGTGAAGCCACGGGTGCGAATGTGGACGAGGTTGCGCACGCCATCGGGCGGGATTCGCGCATCGGTCCGAAATTCCTGCGCAGCTCCGTTGGGTTTGGGGGCTCCTGCTTCCAGAAGGACATTCTCAACCTGGTCTATCTCTGTGAGCACTTCGGGCTGCCCGAGGTCTCCAAATACTGGGAGCAGGTCGTGACCATGAATGACTATCAGAAGCGCCGCTTCGTAGATCGCATGGTCTCCACGCTTTTCAACACCGTATCGGGCAAGAAAATCGCGATTCTCGGGTTTGCCTTTAAAAAGGATACCAATGATACGCGTGAGTCACCGGCTATCGATGTCTGTCGCGACTTGCTGGAAGAGCAGGCGAATCTGGCCGTGTATGACCCGAAGGTGACCGCGGCGTCGATCCGCCAGGAGCTCGCTCTGGATGAGGGTGATAGCGCCGTCGATATTTGCGAGGACCCCTATGAAGCCGTAAAGGGCGCCCATGCTGTGGCGATCCTGACCGAGTGGGATGCCTTTAAGGAACTGGACTGGGAGCGCATTTACAAGGACATGCTCAAGCCCGCCTTTGTCTTCGATGGCCGTAATATCCTGAACCTTGCCGAGCTGCGTAAAATCGGCTTCGAGGCACATGGGATCGGCCAGGGGGGCAGCCGCTAG
- a CDS encoding NAD-dependent epimerase/dehydratase family protein, whose translation MSKSQPILVTGAAGFIGSKTAEMLLDAGQPVVGIDNLNDYYDPQVKQYRLDQLKKREGFTFRPLDIEDLPALKTLFGEHSFSAVINLAARAGVRYSMDNPHVYMTTNAHGTLNLLECMKERGVQKFILASTSSLYAGQPMPFVETLPVNTPISPYAASKKAAEAMAYTYHHLYGIDVSILRYFTVFGPAGRPDMSILRFIKWIDEGTPIELFGDGSQSRDFTYVDDIARGTIAALKPLGYEIINLGGGNNPVSINAMIESFEKHLGKKAVINQKPFHKADMKETWANIDKAKSLLGWEPQIDPFEGFRRSVAWHEANRDWLKTIKL comes from the coding sequence ATGAGCAAGTCCCAACCCATTCTCGTGACCGGCGCGGCCGGTTTCATCGGCAGCAAGACCGCCGAGATGCTCCTGGATGCCGGGCAGCCCGTCGTCGGCATCGATAACCTCAACGACTACTACGACCCGCAGGTCAAACAGTACCGTCTGGACCAGCTCAAGAAGCGCGAGGGCTTTACCTTCCGCCCTCTGGACATTGAGGACCTGCCCGCCCTGAAAACGCTCTTTGGCGAGCACTCGTTCTCCGCCGTCATCAACCTGGCGGCACGGGCCGGTGTGCGGTACAGCATGGATAATCCGCACGTCTACATGACGACCAATGCCCACGGCACGCTCAACCTGCTGGAGTGCATGAAGGAGCGCGGCGTGCAGAAATTTATACTGGCCTCCACCTCCTCTCTCTACGCGGGGCAGCCCATGCCCTTTGTCGAGACCCTGCCGGTTAACACACCGATCTCGCCCTATGCGGCCTCGAAGAAGGCCGCAGAGGCCATGGCCTACACCTATCACCATCTGTATGGCATCGATGTCAGCATCCTGAGGTACTTTACCGTCTTCGGCCCGGCGGGTCGTCCGGACATGTCCATCCTGCGCTTCATCAAATGGATCGACGAGGGTACCCCCATCGAGCTCTTTGGCGACGGCTCCCAGAGCCGTGATTTCACCTATGTCGACGATATCGCGCGCGGCACCATCGCCGCCCTCAAGCCGCTCGGCTACGAGATCATCAATCTCGGCGGTGGAAACAACCCCGTCTCGATCAACGCCATGATCGAAAGCTTTGAAAAGCACCTGGGCAAGAAAGCCGTCATCAACCAGAAGCCCTTCCACAAGGCCGACATGAAGGAAACCTGGGCCAATATCGACAAGGCCAAATCCCTTCTGGGCTGGGAACCCCAGATCGACCCCTTTGAAGGCTTCCGGCGCAGTGTCGCATGGCACGAAGCCAACCGCGACTGGCTCAAGACGATCAAGCTCTAG
- a CDS encoding glycosyltransferase family 2 protein, translating to MLDLTVIVPVKNEEKNLPLCLRELKGFARTVVVVDSSSTDRTPEIAREFGAQYVNFVWDGQFPKKRNWTLRNHPITTEWVLFLDADEYLTDDVRAELEARLPQATEQGFWMGFHNYFQGKLMRHGVAFRKLALFRTGAGEYERIEEDHWSRIDMEVHEHPIIEGKIGEISARIVHQDYKGLEAFIAKHNAYSSWEAHRYWKITQASEEEWLRLTPRQKKKYRNLAKWWWSPAYFVVNYFLKLGFLDGRKGFVFSVFKGIYFYEIRQKILEVGAARDREPRA from the coding sequence ATGCTTGATCTTACGGTCATAGTGCCCGTTAAAAATGAGGAGAAAAATCTGCCCTTGTGCCTGCGGGAGCTGAAGGGGTTTGCGCGCACGGTCGTGGTGGTGGACTCCAGCAGCACGGATCGTACGCCTGAGATTGCCCGGGAGTTCGGGGCGCAGTATGTAAATTTTGTCTGGGACGGGCAGTTCCCAAAGAAGCGCAACTGGACCTTGCGGAACCACCCGATCACGACTGAATGGGTGCTCTTCCTCGATGCCGACGAGTACTTGACGGATGATGTCCGGGCCGAGTTGGAGGCGCGGCTGCCGCAGGCCACTGAGCAGGGCTTTTGGATGGGGTTTCATAACTACTTCCAGGGTAAGCTTATGCGCCACGGCGTCGCGTTCAGGAAGCTGGCGCTGTTTCGTACGGGCGCGGGTGAATATGAGCGGATTGAAGAGGACCACTGGAGCAGGATCGACATGGAGGTGCACGAGCATCCGATCATCGAGGGCAAAATCGGGGAGATATCCGCCCGGATCGTTCACCAGGACTACAAGGGGCTGGAGGCTTTCATTGCCAAGCACAACGCGTACTCTTCCTGGGAGGCGCATCGGTACTGGAAGATCACCCAGGCCAGTGAGGAGGAATGGTTGCGCCTGACGCCGCGGCAGAAAAAGAAATACCGCAACCTGGCGAAGTGGTGGTGGTCGCCGGCGTATTTTGTCGTCAATTACTTCCTCAAGCTCGGCTTCCTGGACGGCAGAAAGGGCTTCGTCTTCTCAGTTTTCAAAGGAATCTATTTCTACGAGATCCGCCAGAAAATCCTGGAAGTGGGAGCTGCGCGCGACCGGGAGCCCCGCGCTTAA
- a CDS encoding glycosyltransferase family 4 protein produces the protein MSTLYPPYVVGGAELSTQQIAEEMSRYYDVSVITSSPDKNTHREQMNGVTIYRVPARNVGSWKRPADTKLKTALFHIGENYNFPREAQIRSIFDEVKPDLLHTNNLAWLSTQIWAHAKKQGCQVMHTLRDRRLLCPYHMFGHGLCHRRCNFCKAYNLRHDSHSKHVDQIVGVSRDVLEAHLREGLFPNAQSHVIHNGVKDLYNKPYHPKPPYTFGFLGALSQSKGIDQLLRVWPKMPPENRLLVAGTSGSVDSDQALKEKYALPNITFLGRVKPDEFLSEIDILVTPSNYWEPFARSILEGFSCAIPTIASNRGGFPEVIEPDQTGWLFDCDNDDDLLQHLKKITELPTGKLEEMSLRCRERYLKDFTAETMLNNYRQRYMKLLNS, from the coding sequence ATGAGCACACTGTATCCGCCTTATGTCGTAGGTGGAGCCGAATTGAGTACCCAGCAAATAGCGGAGGAAATGAGCCGCTATTACGACGTGTCCGTCATCACATCCTCGCCCGACAAGAATACCCATCGCGAACAGATGAACGGCGTGACGATCTACCGAGTCCCCGCCCGCAATGTCGGCTCATGGAAACGCCCGGCAGATACGAAGCTCAAAACCGCACTCTTTCACATCGGCGAGAATTACAATTTCCCCCGCGAGGCGCAGATACGCAGCATCTTCGATGAAGTAAAGCCCGACTTGCTCCACACCAATAACCTCGCCTGGCTTTCGACTCAGATCTGGGCACACGCCAAAAAACAGGGCTGCCAGGTCATGCACACCTTACGCGACCGCCGCCTGCTGTGCCCCTACCACATGTTCGGACACGGGCTGTGCCACCGACGCTGCAACTTCTGCAAGGCCTACAACCTGCGACACGACAGCCACTCCAAGCACGTGGACCAGATCGTGGGGGTATCCCGCGATGTGCTCGAGGCACACCTGCGCGAGGGCCTCTTCCCCAATGCCCAGAGCCATGTCATCCACAACGGCGTCAAGGACCTCTACAACAAGCCGTACCACCCCAAGCCTCCCTATACATTCGGGTTCCTGGGTGCCCTCTCCCAAAGCAAAGGCATCGACCAACTGCTGCGTGTATGGCCCAAGATGCCCCCCGAAAACCGGTTGCTTGTCGCGGGCACTTCAGGCAGTGTGGATTCTGATCAAGCTCTCAAGGAGAAATACGCCCTCCCGAACATCACATTTCTTGGACGCGTGAAGCCCGACGAATTCCTCAGTGAAATCGACATCCTGGTTACCCCCAGTAACTACTGGGAACCCTTCGCCCGATCCATCCTCGAAGGATTCTCGTGCGCTATCCCCACCATCGCCAGCAATCGGGGGGGATTCCCCGAAGTCATCGAGCCCGATCAAACCGGCTGGCTCTTTGACTGCGACAACGACGATGATCTTCTCCAGCACCTCAAAAAGATTACTGAACTACCCACCGGTAAACTTGAGGAAATGAGCCTGCGGTGCCGTGAGCGCTACCTAAAGGACTTCACGGCCGAAACGATGCTGAATAACTACCGGCAGCGTTACATGAAACTCTTAAACTCGTGA